The proteins below are encoded in one region of Anomalospiza imberbis isolate Cuckoo-Finch-1a 21T00152 chromosome 38, ASM3175350v1, whole genome shotgun sequence:
- the LOC137464187 gene encoding RNA polymerase II elongation factor ELL2-like: MFVQLGLQTNSREAWSKEQEVEKGIKNLTYIERLKERVKKVKIPELRRAPHSSPDFVPERKRTMPTNPAKFFQRPFSTVSQRPIRDRVIHLLALKNYKKSELLACLEREGVVEKEKESLGKILQEAASLDANENSFSLKEHFFKDIQVDWPGYSERDRKTLEVTLFQKTAPSPNATSTSQSPSLGPSERNTPPRTAQKQPLASAFISPVMTKKQRIDQEPSHIQPAAGGRSPSSLDLPSTSCSPLNLSPSVSSISTSTHELQEKDKIQTPSGIPVPVRVQGKTPNSKGGKAEVRGAQQSNSGPVPEKKRMMPVRLADIDWSGCAAVYGRPYRDRVIHLLALRDYKEPELIARLQRDGVRQKDKDSLGKILQEVRSWSLCQHLFRYAILLFIILLLPHLFKLETFPILL; encoded by the exons atgtttgtgcaattaggtttgcagacaaatagcagagaggcatggtccaaggaacaggaagtggagaaaggcattaaaaatttgacctacattgaaagactgaaggagcgtgtaaagaaag tgaaaataccagagctcaggagagccccacacagctctccagattttGTGCCCGAGAGAAAGAGAACGATGCCCAcgaaccctgcaaaattcttccagagacctttcagtactgtttctcaacgacccatcagagacagggtgattcatttactggctctgaagaattacaagaagTCAGAGCTACTTGCCTGCTTAGAGAGGGAGGGAGTtgtggaaaaggagaaggaatcccttggaaagatccttcaggag GCAGCCAGCCTGGatgcaaatgagaattctttcagtctgaaggaacatttcttcaaagacattcaggttgattggcctggctacagtgaaagagatagaaagacattggaggtgaccctttttca aaaaacagctccatctccaaatgccaccagcaccagccagtcaccatctctgggaccttctgaaagaaatactccaccaagaacggctcag AAACAGCCTCTGGCTTCTGCCTTTATCAGTCCTGTGATGACCAAGAAGCAGAGGATTGACCAAGAGCCCAGTCAtatccagccagcagctggtggccgctctccttcttccttggaCCTGCCTTCCACATCCTGCTCACCTTTGAACCTGTCTCCAAGTGTCAGCTCCATTTCCACCTCCACCCATGAGCtacaagagaaagataaaattcagaCTCCCTCGGGAATCCCAGTGCCTGTCAGGGTGCAGGGGAAGACTCCCAACTCCAAAG gaggaaaagcagaggtcaGAGGAGCCCAGCAAAGCAATTCAGGTCCTGTGCCTGAGAAGAAGAGGATGATGCCTGTGAGACTTGCAGACATCGACTGGAGCGGTTGCGCTGCTGTTTACGGCCGACcctacagggacagggtgattcatttacttGCTCTGAGGGATTACAAGGAGCCAGAGTTAATTGCTCGGCTGCAGAGAGATGGAGTCAGGCAAAAGGACAAGGATTCCCTTGGCAAaatccttcaggaggtgagatcgTGGAGCTtgtgccagcacctcttccGTTATGctattctgctgttcatcatttTACTGCTTCCTCACCTGTTTAAATTAGAGACTTTTCCAATACTCCTTTGA